TTGGCCGTCAGGCCGGATTGCTTGTCTGGCATGATTCCTCCCATTGGCGGTTTGCCCGCCGTGCTGGCCAGATTATGCCCAGGCATCTTCAACGAGAATGCAAGGTATAGCGACAGAGTTTCAACGAGACGTTAACAAACCGCCATTTTCAAGGAAATCTTGGTTCTGTTTATAGAAATTCTCGGGTTGCCTGAAAGCCCGGCAGGGTGATGAGTGCTAGACAGCCAGAAAACAGGAAAGGAAGCAAGCGATGCGATACAGCCGCGACATGATCGGTTATGGCGAGCATGCGCCCGACCCCAAATGGCCGGGCAATGCCCGGATCGCGGTGCAGATCGTCATCAACTACGAGGAAGGCGGCGAGAACAGCATCGAGCATGGCGACGCCGCCTCGGAAGCCTTCCTGTCCGAGATCATCGGCTGCCAGCCCTGGCCCGGCCAGCGCCACTGGAACATGGAATCGATCTATGACTACGGCGCGCGGGCGGGTTTCTGGCGGCTGCATCGCCTGCTCAAGGACGTGCCCGTGACCGTCTATGGCGTCGCGACCGCGCTGGAGCGCGCGCCCGAACAGGTCGCCGCCATGCAGGACGCAGGCTGGGAAATCGCTACCCACGGCCTGAAATGGATCGACTACAAGGACATCCCGCGCGAGGTCGAGGCCGAGCATATCGCCCGCGCCGTCGAACTGCACACCCGCGTCACCGGCGAACGGCCGCGCGGCTTCTACCAGGGCCGCACCTCGATGAACACGGTGGCGCTGGGATGCGAGGAGGGCGGCTTCGAATATCTGGCCGACACCATCGCCGACGACCTGCCCTATTGGCATGTCCATAACGGCAAGCCGCAGCTGATGGTGCCCTATACCATGGACGCCAATGACATGCGGTTTTCCTCGGGCCAGGGCTTCGGCACCGGTGTCGAGTTCTTCGACTACCTGCGCGACAGCTTCGACGTGCTCTATGCCGAGGGCGAGGCCGGTGCGCCGAAGATGATGTCGATCGGGCTGCATTGCCGGCTTGCCGGCCGGCCGGGCCGGGCCATGGCGATCAGGCGCTTCCTGGACCATGCCCGCAGCCACGAGGGGGTCTGGTTCGCCACCCGGCTCGACATCGCCCGCCACTGGGCGCGGACGCATCCCTTCCAGCCCCGAGAGCGCCCCTCGCAGATGGAGCGCGCGGCGTTCGTCGAGAAGTTCGGCGGTATCTACGAGCATTCGCCCTGGATCGCCGAGCGGGTCTGGGAAGGCGAGATGGGCGCCATCCACGACACCCCGGCCGGGCTGGCGGCGCGCATGGCGCAGGTGTTCCGCAGCGCCTCGGACGAGGAGCGGCTGCGCGTGCTGCTGGCGCACCCGGACCTGGCCGGCAAGCTGGCCGCGGCCAAGCGTCTGACCGCCGACAGCACCGCCGAACAGGCCAGCGCCGGGCTCGACAGCCTGACCGATGCCGAGCGTGCCGAATTCGACCGGCTGAACACGGCCTATATGGAAAAGCACGGCTTTCCCTTCATCATCGCCGTGCGCGACCACGACAAGCCGGGGATCATGGCCGCCATGCGCCGGCGCATCGACAACGACACCCCGACCGAGCGGGCCGAGGCCGAACGCCAGGTCAGCCGCATCGGCGCGCTGCGCCTGCAGCAGATCCTGGGCAGCAACTGAGCCCCGCCCCGCCCGCCGCCATGGCGGGCCGGAATCGCCACAGACGGACCGGGGCAAAGCGATCCCGGCGCAACGGAGACCTGACATGACCGCCAAGACCCCGACCTATGCCGGGCCCTTCGCCGGCCTGCCGCCGCAGACCGACCTGTCCACCGATACCGCCGTCTTCACCGATGCCTATGCGGTCATCCCCGCCAGCACGATGCGCGACATCGTCACCAGCTTCCTGCCGGGCTGGACGGGCATGCGGATGTGGATGATCGCCCGCCCGCTCTCGGGCTTTGCCGAGACCTTCAGCCAGTATATCGTCGAATTGCAGCCGCAGGGTGGCTCGGACCGGCCCGAGGACGATGCGGGCGTGCAGGCGGCGATCTTCGTCACCGAGGGCGCGCTGACCCTGACCATCGACGGCCGGACGCATGAGCTGGAGCCCGGCGGCTTCGCCTATATCCCGGCCGGCATGGCCTGGTCGGTCCGGAACGGTGATGCGACCGCGCGCTTTCACTGGTGGCGCAAGCGCTGGCAGGCGGTGGAGGGGCTGGAAAAGCCCGAGGTGATCGTCGCCAACGAGCGCGACATTGCCCCGGTCCCGATGCCCGACACCAATGACAGCTGGGCCACCACCCGTTTCATGGATCCGGCGGACCTGCGCCACGACATGCATATCACCATCGTGACCTTCAAGCCGGGCGGCTCGATCCCCTTCGCCGAGACGCATGTCATGGAGCACGGGCTGTTCGTGATCGAGGGCAAGGCGGTCTATCGGCTGAACCGCGACTGGGTCGAGGTGGGACCGGGCGATTTCATGTGGCTGCGCGCCTTTTGCCCGCAATGCTGCTATGCCGGCGGGCCGGGGAATTTCCGCTACCTGCTCTACAAGGACGTGAACCGGCACGCGCCGATCTGGAAGTAGGGGGCTCTGCCCCCAGCCGCTGCGCGGCTTCCCCCGGGGTATTGGGAGAACAGAGAAAGCCGGTCAGCGGGCGCGGCGGAAGGTCAGGTTGATGCGGGTGGCGCCGGTCAGCGGATGCTCGCCCCGTTTCAGCGTCAGGATGCCGTGCCAGGCCAGCCGCGCCGGGCCGCCCCAGACGACCACGTCGCCATGTTCCAGCGCGTGTTTCTTTACCGGGTCGCCGCGCTGGGGGCCGCCGAACTGGAAGGTCGCGGGCAGGCCCAGCGAGACCGAGACGATGGGCGCGTCGAGATCCGCCTCGTCCCGGTCCTGGTGCAGGCCCATCTTGACGCCCGGCACGTAGCGGTTGACCAGGCAGGCATCGGGCCGGAAGCCGGGAAAGCCGGCATGTGCGGCCGCCTCCTGCGCCAGCCGCAGGAAACCTGCGGGCATTTCGGGCCAGGGCCGGCCGGTCAGCGGGTCGTCCGGCTCGTAGCGGTAGCCGTGCCGGTCGCTGACCCAGCCGAGCGCGCCGCAATTCGTCATCTCGACGCCGATCTGCCGGCCGCCCGGCGTCTGCATGTGCCGGAAGGGCGAGATGCCGGCGATATGCGCGACATCCGCGAGGATGGCGGGATCGAGCGCGAAGCCGCGCAGGATCATGGCGCCGGGGCCGATAGGGTCGTCGCGGCGGGTTCCGAACAGGTCTGTCTTCATGCGGCCCTCCCACGGGATTGTCATGTGCTGCGGCTTGACCTGGGGCCTGGACGATGGCTTTCAGGTGGGGTCACAGCAAAGGATTCCTGCCATGCGCCGTCCCCTTGCCGCAATCGCTCTGACGCTGCTTTGCGCCCTGCCCCTGGGGCCGGTTCAGGCGCAGGATCACGGCGGGCCTGAGGTCGCGGCGATCAAGGAAGCGGTGTTCAACGGCCCCGGCCTGCCGGTGATGGGCAACCCGCAAGGCGATACGGTGCTGGTCGAGTTCTCGGATTACAATTGCGGCTTTTGCCGCAAGAGCGCGCCGGAGGTGGCGGCGCTGCTGCAATCGGATTCCGGCGTGCGGCTGGTGGTGCATGAGATCCCGATCTTCGGCGCGGGCTCGCGCTATGCCGCCGAGGCGGCGCTGGCCGCGCAGGCGCAGGGCAAGTATCCCGAGTTTCACCGGGCACTGATGGCGATGCGCGGCAAGGCCGAGGAGGCCTCGGTGCTGCGCGTCGCCCGCGAGGTCGGGCTGGACGTGGCGCGGCTGCAGCGCGACATGCAGGCGCCCGAGATCACGCAGAGGATCGAGCGCTCGCTGGAACTGGCCGACGAGATCGGGCTGGTCGGCACGCCCAGCTTCATCGCCGGCGAGCGGGCGATCTTCGGCTATCTGGCCAAGGACGACCTGGCCGAACTGGTGGCCGAGGCGCGCGGCGCGCGATAGCGCGCGCCTTTCGCCCTCAGGTGCGGATGTCGACGCCCAGATGCTTGGCGACGGTGAAGATGTCCTTGTCGCCGCGGCCCGACAGGTTCACCACCATGATATGGTCGCGCGGCAGCTCGGGCGCGATCTTGACGACATGGGCGAGCGCATGGCTGGGCTCCAGCGCCGGGATGATGCCTTCGAGCCGGCACAGGGCCTGGAAGGCCGCCAGCGCCTCGTCATCGGTCACGCTGACATATTCGGCCCGGCCCTGTTCCTTGAGCCAGGCATGTTCCGGGCCGATGCCGGGATAGTCGAGCCCGGCGCTGATCGAGTGGCCTTCAAGGATCTGGCCCTCGTCGTCCTGCAAGAGATAGGTGCGGTTGCCGTGCAGCACGCCGGGGCGGCCGCCGGTCAGGCTGGCGCAATGCTGCATGCGCGCGTCGACGCCCTTGCCGCCGGCCTCGACGCCGATGATGCGCACCGAGGGATCGTCGAGGAAGGGGTGGAACAGGCCCATGGCGTTCGAGCCGCCGCCGATCGCCGCGACCACGCTGTCGGGCAGGCGGCCCTCGCCCTCCTGCTCGGCCAGCTGCCAGCGGGTCTCGCGGCCGATGATGCATTGGAAGTCGCGCACCATGGCCGGGTAGGGATGCGGGCCGGCCACCGTGCCGATGCAATAGAAGGTGTCGCGCACATTGGTCACCCAGTCGCGCAGCGCGTCGTTCATCGCGTCCTTGAGCGTGCCGCGGCCAGAAGTGACCGGCACCACCTCGGCGCCCAGGAGCCGCATGCGGAACACGTTCGGCGCCTGGCGTTCGACGTCATGGGCGCCCATGTAGACGATGCATTTCAGCCCGAACCGGGCGCAGACCGTCGCCGTCGCCACGCCGTGCTGCCCGGCGCCGGTCTCGGCGATGATCCGGGTCTTGCCCATGCGGCGCGCCAGCAGGATCTGGCCCAGCACGTTGTTGATCTTGTGGCTGCCGGTGTGGTTCAGCTCTTCGCGTTTCAGGTAGATCTTCGCGCCGCCCAGTTCCTCGGTCAGGCGGGGCGCGAAATAGAGCGGGCTGGGGCGGCCGACGTAATGCTTCCACAGATCGTCCATCTCGGCCCAGAAGCTCGGGTCGTCCTTGGCGCGGTCGTATTCCGCCTGGAGGTCGAGGATCAGTGGCATCAAGGTCTCGCTGACGAAGCGGCCGCCGAAGATGCCGAAGCGGCCCTGTTCGTCCGGGCCGGTCATGAAGCTGTTGATGAGGTCTTCGGCCATGGCTCTCCTCGCGGCGCGGTCGGAATGGGTATTTGGGAAACGGTGAAAGCCCGTCAGAGGGTTTTCTTATATCCGATATGGGAGGGGGTAAAGCCGAGCCTGTCGTAGAAGCGATGCGCGTCGCTGCGGCTGCGGTTGGTGGTGAATTGCAAGAGCCGGCAGCCGGCGGCGCGGGCGCGGGTCTCGGCATCGCCGATCAGCGCCGCGCCGACGCCCCGGCCGCGCAGGTCGGGGCGGACGCGCACGCCCTCGATCTGGGCGCGGCGGGCGGCCTGGAGCGACAGGCCGGAGATGAAGGTGATCTGGTAGCAGGCGACCACCTGCCCGTCGAGCACGCCGACGATCAGCCGGTTCGCGGCCTCGGCCTGCATGGCATCCCAGGCGGCGAGATAGGGGGCGAGGTCGTCGCCCTCGCGCGTCTGGCCCAGCATGTCGTCGCGCAGGAGCGCAAGGATGGCGGGAACCTCGTCGCGCCGCGCCTCGCGGAAGGCGACGGCGGCGGTCACAGGATCGGCGCCGTGGCGCGGGCGATGAAGCGGCGGATGCGCTCGGGATCCTTGAGGCCCGGCGCGCTTTCGACGCCGGAGGAGACATCGACGCCCGGCGCGCGGGTCAGGCGGATCGCCTCGGCCACGTTTTCGGGCGTCAGGCCGCCGGCCAGCAGCCAGGGCTTGAGGATCTGCCGCCCGGCCAGCAGCCGCCAGTCGAAGGCCAGGCCGTTGCCGCCAGGCAGGGGCGCGTCCTTGGGCGGCTTGGCGTCGATCAGCAGCATGTCGGCCACCAGGCCGTAGTCCCAGAGCTGATCGAGATCCTGCGGATCGGCCACGCCCACCGCCTTCATCACCGGCAGGCCGCTGCGTGCCTTGATCTCGGTCACGCGGGCCGGCGTCTCGGTGCCGTGCAACTGGATCAGGTCCAGGGGCACGCGGGCGAGCACCGCGTCCAGCGCCGCGTCGTCAGGGTCCACGAACAGCCCGACCTTGGCCACGCCCAGCGGCACTTGCGCGGCAAGCTCAGCCGCCGTTTCGGGGGCCAGATGGCGCGGGGACTTGGGGAAGAAGACGAAGCCGACATAGCGCGCCCCGGCCTCGACGGCCGCGGCAAGGCCGGCGGCCTCGGTCAGGCCGCAGATCTTGACGGAGACGGCCATGGTTCAGCGCGGTGCCGGCAGGGTCGAGCCGGAACCTGCCGGCGCGGCCGGCTTGCGGGCGGGATCGTCCAGGATCGCCAGCACCTCGTCGCGCGGCGCGGCATGGGTGCGGCGCAGGTCGCCGACCTCGCGCTGCAACTGCGCCAGGTCATGCGCGCGGCGGCTGGATTCGGCGCGCAGATGCGATTCGCGCAGCCATTCCCAGACCAGCCCGACCAGCACGCCGAAGACCATGGCCAGGAAGAGCGCCACGAAGGCCGGCATGGTCAGCGACCAGCGCCCGCCGGCGAATTGCGCCAAGGCCTCGGGCACCAGGCTGACGGTGACGGGCTGGCGATTCGCTGCCGCCAGCAGCATCAGCACGATGGCCAGAATGACAAGGAAGAAGACCCGGATCGTGCGCATCGCTGAACCCCGCAAAGATTGACGCCGGCAATCTGGCCTATTCGGCGAGGCCGTTCAACCGTTCGCGCAGCAGCTTGCCGGTCTTGAAGAAGGGCACATGCTTTTCGTCCACGCTGACGGTTTCGCCGGTGCGCGGGTTGCGGCCCTGGCGCGCGTCGCGTTTCTTCACCGAGAAGGCGCCGAAGCCGCGCAACTCGACCCGGTCGCCCCGTGCCATGGCGTCGATGATCTCCTCGAACACGGTGTTCACGATCCGCTCGACATCGCGCTGGAACAGATGCGGGTTTTCCTCGGAGATTTTCTGGATCAGTTCGGATCGGATCATTGCGGTTCCTGAATCTGGTGTTCCAACAATTCCTGTCGCCCGATCATAGGGCTGGCGGCGCGGCATTCAACGACAGAACGCATGGTGCGCGGTTTGGTTGCCGTGCTTTTCAAGACTTTATGGTTCAATCGGCGGCGATCCGCAATGAAAAGCGCCCCCGGACGGGCCGGGGGCGCAAAGTTCAGCCTATGGTTGGCTCAGCTGCGGCCCTTGAGCGCGGCGCCCAGGATGTCGCCCAGCGAGGCGCCCGAATCCGAGCTGCCATACTGTTCGACCGCTTCCTTCTCTTCGGCGATCTCGCGCGCCTTGATCGACAGGCCCAGGCGGCGGGTCTTGGTGTCGATGTTGGTGACGCGGACATCGACATGATCGCCGACCTGGAAGCGCTCGGGGCGCTGGTCCTGACGGTCGCGGGCCAGGTCCGAACGACGGATGAAGGACTTCATGCCGTTGTATTCGACCTCGATGCCGCCATCCTCGATCGCCGTCACGGTGACGGTGATGACCGAGCCGCGCTTGACGCCCTCGACGGCCTCGGCCATCGCGTCGTTTTCAAGCGCCTTGATCGAGAGCGAGATGCGCTCCTTCTCGATGTCGACTTCCTGGACCACGGCTTTCACCACGTCGCCCTTGCGGAAGTCCTGGATGGCTTCCTCGCCGCGGGTATCCCAGCTGATGTCCGACAGGTGGACCATGCCGTCGATATCGCCTTCCAGGCCGACGAACAGACCGAATTCGGTGATGTTCTTGACCTCGCCCTCGATGACGGTGCCGACGGGATGGGTCTCGGCAAAGACTTCCCACGGGTTGCGCATGGTCTGCTTGAGACCCAGCGAAACGCGGCGCTTGGCTTCGTCGATCTCCAGCACCATGACGTCGACTTCCTGCGAGGTCGAGACGATCTTGCCGGGATGGACGTTCTTCTTGGTCCAGCTCATTTCCGAGACGTGGACCAGGCCCTCGACGCCGGCTTCCAGCTCCACGAAGGCGCCGTAATCGGTGATGTTGGTCACGCGGCCGGTATGGACCGAGCCGATCGGGAACTTGTCGGCCACGGTATCCCACGGGTCGGCCTGAAGCTGCTTCATGCCCAGGCTGATGCGGTGGGTGTCCTTGTTGATCTTGACGACCTGGACCTTGACGGTCTCGCCGATCGACAGGATCTCGGACGGGTGGTTGACGCGGCGCCAGGCCATGTCGGTGACGTGCAGCAACCCGTCAACACCGCCCAGATCGACGAAGGCGCCGTATTCGGTGATGTTCTTGACCACGCCCTCGACGGTCTGGCCTTCCGACAGGTTGGCGATGACCTCGGCGCGCTGCTCGGCGCGGCTCTCTTCCAGGATGGCGCGGCGCGACACGACGATATTGCCGCGGCGGCGATCCATCTTCAGGATCTGGAAGGGCTGTTTCAGGCCCATCAGCGGGCCGGCGTCGCGCACCGGGCGCACATCGACCTGCGAACCGGGCAGGAAGGCCACGGCGCCGCCCAGGTCGACGGTGAAGCCGCCCTTGACGCGGCCGAAGATGGCGCCTTCGACGCGCTCTTCCGCGGCATAGGCTTTCTCCAGGCGGTCCCATGCCTCTTCGCGGCGGGCCTTCTCGCGCGAGATCGAGGCTTCGCCGCGGGCGTTCTCGACGCGGTCCAGATAGACCTCGACCTCATCGCCGACCGCGATGGCGG
This Paracoccus pantotrophus DNA region includes the following protein-coding sequences:
- a CDS encoding bifunctional allantoicase/(S)-ureidoglycine aminohydrolase; protein product: MTAKTPTYAGPFAGLPPQTDLSTDTAVFTDAYAVIPASTMRDIVTSFLPGWTGMRMWMIARPLSGFAETFSQYIVELQPQGGSDRPEDDAGVQAAIFVTEGALTLTIDGRTHELEPGGFAYIPAGMAWSVRNGDATARFHWWRKRWQAVEGLEKPEVIVANERDIAPVPMPDTNDSWATTRFMDPADLRHDMHITIVTFKPGGSIPFAETHVMEHGLFVIEGKAVYRLNRDWVEVGPGDFMWLRAFCPQCCYAGGPGNFRYLLYKDVNRHAPIWK
- the trpB gene encoding tryptophan synthase subunit beta, which encodes MAEDLINSFMTGPDEQGRFGIFGGRFVSETLMPLILDLQAEYDRAKDDPSFWAEMDDLWKHYVGRPSPLYFAPRLTEELGGAKIYLKREELNHTGSHKINNVLGQILLARRMGKTRIIAETGAGQHGVATATVCARFGLKCIVYMGAHDVERQAPNVFRMRLLGAEVVPVTSGRGTLKDAMNDALRDWVTNVRDTFYCIGTVAGPHPYPAMVRDFQCIIGRETRWQLAEQEGEGRLPDSVVAAIGGGSNAMGLFHPFLDDPSVRIIGVEAGGKGVDARMQHCASLTGGRPGVLHGNRTYLLQDDEGQILEGHSISAGLDYPGIGPEHAWLKEQGRAEYVSVTDDEALAAFQALCRLEGIIPALEPSHALAHVVKIAPELPRDHIMVVNLSGRGDKDIFTVAKHLGVDIRT
- the ihfB gene encoding integration host factor subunit beta translates to MIRSELIQKISEENPHLFQRDVERIVNTVFEEIIDAMARGDRVELRGFGAFSVKKRDARQGRNPRTGETVSVDEKHVPFFKTGKLLRERLNGLAE
- a CDS encoding phosphoribosylanthranilate isomerase, with protein sequence MAVSVKICGLTEAAGLAAAVEAGARYVGFVFFPKSPRHLAPETAAELAAQVPLGVAKVGLFVDPDDAALDAVLARVPLDLIQLHGTETPARVTEIKARSGLPVMKAVGVADPQDLDQLWDYGLVADMLLIDAKPPKDAPLPGGNGLAFDWRLLAGRQILKPWLLAGGLTPENVAEAIRLTRAPGVDVSSGVESAPGLKDPERIRRFIARATAPIL
- the alkB gene encoding DNA oxidative demethylase AlkB; translated protein: MKTDLFGTRRDDPIGPGAMILRGFALDPAILADVAHIAGISPFRHMQTPGGRQIGVEMTNCGALGWVSDRHGYRYEPDDPLTGRPWPEMPAGFLRLAQEAAAHAGFPGFRPDACLVNRYVPGVKMGLHQDRDEADLDAPIVSVSLGLPATFQFGGPQRGDPVKKHALEHGDVVVWGGPARLAWHGILTLKRGEHPLTGATRINLTFRRAR
- the rpsA gene encoding 30S ribosomal protein S1, whose product is MCAKATMEEFEALLNESLAIDTPEEGSVVKGKVIAIEAGQAIIDVGYKMEGRVDLKEFANPGEAPAIAVGDEVEVYLDRVENARGEASISREKARREEAWDRLEKAYAAEERVEGAIFGRVKGGFTVDLGGAVAFLPGSQVDVRPVRDAGPLMGLKQPFQILKMDRRRGNIVVSRRAILEESRAEQRAEVIANLSEGQTVEGVVKNITEYGAFVDLGGVDGLLHVTDMAWRRVNHPSEILSIGETVKVQVVKINKDTHRISLGMKQLQADPWDTVADKFPIGSVHTGRVTNITDYGAFVELEAGVEGLVHVSEMSWTKKNVHPGKIVSTSQEVDVMVLEIDEAKRRVSLGLKQTMRNPWEVFAETHPVGTVIEGEVKNITEFGLFVGLEGDIDGMVHLSDISWDTRGEEAIQDFRKGDVVKAVVQEVDIEKERISLSIKALENDAMAEAVEGVKRGSVITVTVTAIEDGGIEVEYNGMKSFIRRSDLARDRQDQRPERFQVGDHVDVRVTNIDTKTRRLGLSIKAREIAEEKEAVEQYGSSDSGASLGDILGAALKGRS
- a CDS encoding DsbA family protein, coding for MRRPLAAIALTLLCALPLGPVQAQDHGGPEVAAIKEAVFNGPGLPVMGNPQGDTVLVEFSDYNCGFCRKSAPEVAALLQSDSGVRLVVHEIPIFGAGSRYAAEAALAAQAQGKYPEFHRALMAMRGKAEEASVLRVAREVGLDVARLQRDMQAPEITQRIERSLELADEIGLVGTPSFIAGERAIFGYLAKDDLAELVAEARGAR
- a CDS encoding LapA family protein, producing the protein MRTIRVFFLVILAIVLMLLAAANRQPVTVSLVPEALAQFAGGRWSLTMPAFVALFLAMVFGVLVGLVWEWLRESHLRAESSRRAHDLAQLQREVGDLRRTHAAPRDEVLAILDDPARKPAAPAGSGSTLPAPR
- the puuE gene encoding allantoinase PuuE — protein: MRYSRDMIGYGEHAPDPKWPGNARIAVQIVINYEEGGENSIEHGDAASEAFLSEIIGCQPWPGQRHWNMESIYDYGARAGFWRLHRLLKDVPVTVYGVATALERAPEQVAAMQDAGWEIATHGLKWIDYKDIPREVEAEHIARAVELHTRVTGERPRGFYQGRTSMNTVALGCEEGGFEYLADTIADDLPYWHVHNGKPQLMVPYTMDANDMRFSSGQGFGTGVEFFDYLRDSFDVLYAEGEAGAPKMMSIGLHCRLAGRPGRAMAIRRFLDHARSHEGVWFATRLDIARHWARTHPFQPRERPSQMERAAFVEKFGGIYEHSPWIAERVWEGEMGAIHDTPAGLAARMAQVFRSASDEERLRVLLAHPDLAGKLAAAKRLTADSTAEQASAGLDSLTDAERAEFDRLNTAYMEKHGFPFIIAVRDHDKPGIMAAMRRRIDNDTPTERAEAERQVSRIGALRLQQILGSN
- a CDS encoding GNAT family N-acetyltransferase translates to MTAAVAFREARRDEVPAILALLRDDMLGQTREGDDLAPYLAAWDAMQAEAANRLIVGVLDGQVVACYQITFISGLSLQAARRAQIEGVRVRPDLRGRGVGAALIGDAETRARAAGCRLLQFTTNRSRSDAHRFYDRLGFTPSHIGYKKTL